A section of the Malania oleifera isolate guangnan ecotype guangnan chromosome 2, ASM2987363v1, whole genome shotgun sequence genome encodes:
- the LOC131149346 gene encoding hexokinase-3, translating into MGRLAFGLAASCAAATCAIAAILVAKRARSRRKWSKVVGVVREFEEACATPAARLRQVVDAMAVEMHAGLASEGGSKLKMLLTFVDNLPTGSEKGTYYALDLGGTNFRVLRVQLGGKRSAILGCDVERQPIPEHLMTSTSEDLFDFISLSLKQFVEREERNSELSPVKRRELGFTFSFPMRQTSLSSGILIKWTKGFAIEDMVRRDVSDCLQQAMNRRGLDVRVAVLVNDTVGTLALGHYHDADTVAAVIIGTGTNACYLERTDAIIKCQGLLTASGGMVVNMEWGNFWSSHLPRTSYDIDLDLESPNPNDQGFEKMISAMYLGDIVRRVILRMSQESDIFGPISSRLSMPFVLRTPMVAAMHEDESPDLSEVARILKDVLEIPDVPLKVRKLIVKVCDVVTRRAARLAAAGIVGILKKIGRDGSGGITSGRIRGSNSKMRRTVVAVDGALYVGYSAFREYLNEAIAEILGEDIAPHVILKVTEDGSGIGAALLAASHSSCSVDSERLS; encoded by the exons ATGGGTAGATTGGCCTTCGGCTTGGCGGCGAGCTGCGCGGCGGCGACGTGCGCGATCGCGGCGATACTGGTGGCGAAGAGGGCTCGGAGCCGGCGGAAGTGGAGCAAGGTTGTGGGGGTTGTGAGGGAGTTCGAGGAGGCGTGCGCGACGCCGGCGGCGAGGCTGAGACAGGTGGTGGACGCCATGGCTGTGGAGATGCACGCCGGCTTGGCCTCCGAAGGTGGTTCCAAGCTCAAAATGCTCCTCACCTTTGTCGATAATCTCCCGACCGG GAGTGAGAAGGGAACTTACTATGCGCTAGATCTTGGAGGTACTAATTTTAGGGTCTTGCGGGTTCAACTAGGTGGTAAAAGGTCTGCTATTCTGGGATGTGACGTAGAACGACAGCCCATTCCTGAACATCTGATGACAAGTACAAGCGAG GATCTCTTTGATTTTATTTCTTTGTCGCTAAAACAGTTTGttgaaagagaagaaagaaattcTGAGCTTTCTCCAGTCAAAAGAAGGGAGCTTGGGTTTACATTCTCCTTTCCCATGAGACAAACATCTTTATCATCAGGCATCTTAATCAAATGGACAAAGGGATTTGCCATTGAAGATATG GTTAGACGAGATGTTTCAGATTGCTTACAACAGGCAATGAACAGGAGAGGCCTAGATGTGCGGGTGGCAGTACTT GTAAATGATACTGTGGGAACATTAGCTCTTGGACATTATCATGATGCAGACACTGTGGCTGCAGTTATAATTGGAACGGGTACAAATGCCTGCTATTTGGAGCGGACAGATGCCATAATTAAATGCCAAGGCCTTCTTACAGCTTCAGGAGGCATG GTTGTCAATATGGAATGGGGAAATTTTTGGTCATCTCATTTGCCTCGAACTTCCTATGATATTGATTTGGATCTTGAGAGCCCTAACCCAAATGATCAG GGTTTTGAGAAAATGATCTCAGCGATGTATCTGGGTGACATCGTAAGGAGAGTGATTCTCAGGATGTCTCAGGAGTCTGATATTTTTGGACCTATTTCTTCTAGGCTGTCAATGCCCTTTGTTTTGAG GACACCAATGGTGGCCGCCATGCATGAAGATGAATCCCCTGACTTGAGTGAAGTTGCCAGAATCTTGAAAGACGTTTTGGAG ATCCCCGATGTCCCTTTAAAGGTGCGAAAGCTCATTGTTAAAGTATGCGATGTGGTGACCCGCAGGGCTGCACGATTAGCAGCTGCTGGCATTGTGGGTATCTTGAAGAAAATTGGCCGGGATGGAAGCGGTGGGATTACAAGTGGAAGAATAAGAGGAAGCAATAGTAAGATGAGGAGAACGGTGGTGGCAGTCGACGGGGCTTTGTATGTAGGCTACTCAGCCTTCAGAGAGTATTTGAATGAAGCCATTGCTGAAATATTAGGGGAAGACATCGCACCCCATGTCATTCTCAAAGTCACAGAAGATGGATCTGGCATTGGAGCGGCTCTCCTTGCTGCCTCTCATTCATCCTGTAGTGTGGATAGCGAAAGGTTGTcatag